The following is a genomic window from Pseudomonadota bacterium.
TTCGTTCGACGCTGGAAGCGCTCAGCCGTCAGAAGCCGGTCCTACTGCTCACGGGATGCCGCCAGTCGGGCAAGACCAGCCTGCTCGAGCGCGCCTTTTCCGACTGCGGCTTCGTGAGCTTGGACCTGCCTGCCACAGCAGAGCAAGCAGACAACTCCGGCGAGCAGTTTCTCGCCACCCATCCCCCGCCCCACATCATCGATGAAGTCCAGTACGCGCCGCGCCTGTTTCGCTACCTCAAGCACGCAGTGGACCGGCGCCGGGATGTGCCGGGACAATACCTGCTGACCGGATCGCAGAAGTTTCCGCTCATGGCAGGCGTCAGCGAGAGTCTCGCAGGCAGGGTGGTGGTGCTCGAACTGCATCCCCTATCGCTGCGCGAAATCGAGACTGCGCGCGGAGATGAGATCGACAGGTCACAGCTGCTCCAGCTCATGTTCGTAGGCGGCTATCCCGAGCTGCATGCCAAGCACTTGGAACCCCAGCGCTTCTACTCCGACTACATAGCCACCTACCTGGAGCGCGACGTTCGCCAGGCGCTGCAGGTGCGGAGTCTGCGCGACTTCGATCGTTTCCTGAGGCTATGCGCCGCGCGCAGCGGGCAGCTGCTGTCCATGAACTCGCTGGCGTCCGATGTGGGCGTGAGCTCGAACACGGTGCGCAGCTGGCTGTCGGTGCTCGAGGCCTCGGGCATCGTAATGCTACTGGCGCCCTACTACCGCAACCTGGGCAAGCGGCTGGTCAAGACGCCCAAGCTCTACTTCCTGGACACCGGGCTTGCGTGCTCCCTGCTCGGCGTGCGCCGCGCCGCCGATCTCGCAGCCAGTGCGCTCCTTGGTCCGATGTTCGAGACTCTGGTGCTTGGACAGATCGTTCGCTGGTTCACCAACCGCGGTCTGTCACCCAACGTGT
Proteins encoded in this region:
- a CDS encoding ATP-binding protein, which encodes MPWITREIRSTLEALSRQKPVLLLTGCRQSGKTSLLERAFSDCGFVSLDLPATAEQADNSGEQFLATHPPPHIIDEVQYAPRLFRYLKHAVDRRRDVPGQYLLTGSQKFPLMAGVSESLAGRVVVLELHPLSLREIETARGDEIDRSQLLQLMFVGGYPELHAKHLEPQRFYSDYIATYLERDVRQALQVRSLRDFDRFLRLCAARSGQLLSMNSLASDVGVSSNTVRSWLSVLEASGIVMLLAPYYRNLGKRLVKTPKLYFLDTGLACSLLGVRRAADLAASALLGPMFETLVLGQIVRWFTNRGLSPNVYFYRDHYGVEVDFVIPVADRLKLIECKWSETPGIPKGFEQLQ